Proteins from a genomic interval of Kaistia defluvii:
- a CDS encoding histidine kinase dimerization/phosphoacceptor domain -containing protein — translation MPSRPISILYIDDDPGLTRLVQKALGRRGYAVEASPTGESGLERLAAGGIDVIALDHYLPTGTGLDFLRELAAIPDRPPVVYVTASGDTAVIVAALKAGAADYVPKAVGDEFLEILGSAIDQAVEKGRLQRARELAEQETRIAKERAEVLLHEVNHRVANSLAIVGSMIRMQANAVTEPQVKQALGEVQSRIAAIAGVHRRLYSSHDVRVVDLSAYLGGLVSELETTMRASGHTSTTHCQIDPVEVPTDKAVTIGILVTELVINAFKYAYPGALSGQIRVILKADPATRLRLLVQDDGVGRQSADPRGTGVGGRIVSAMAASLGATIDYSLPPGCTVSLDFDV, via the coding sequence ATGCCAAGCCGGCCGATTTCCATCCTCTATATCGACGACGATCCTGGCCTGACGCGCCTGGTGCAGAAGGCGCTCGGGCGGCGGGGCTATGCGGTCGAGGCGTCGCCGACGGGGGAAAGCGGCCTGGAGCGGCTGGCGGCCGGCGGCATCGACGTCATCGCGCTCGACCACTATCTACCGACCGGCACCGGCCTCGACTTCCTGCGCGAACTCGCCGCCATCCCCGATCGGCCGCCGGTGGTCTATGTCACGGCATCGGGCGACACGGCGGTGATCGTCGCGGCCCTCAAGGCCGGCGCCGCCGATTATGTGCCCAAGGCGGTGGGCGACGAGTTCCTGGAGATCCTGGGCAGCGCCATCGACCAGGCGGTCGAGAAGGGTCGCCTGCAGCGGGCGCGCGAGCTGGCCGAGCAGGAGACGCGCATCGCCAAGGAGCGCGCCGAGGTCCTGCTGCACGAGGTCAACCACCGCGTCGCCAACAGCCTCGCCATTGTCGGCTCGATGATCCGCATGCAGGCCAACGCCGTCACCGAGCCGCAGGTCAAGCAGGCGCTTGGCGAGGTGCAGAGCCGGATCGCGGCGATCGCCGGCGTGCATCGCCGGCTGTATTCCTCGCACGACGTGCGCGTCGTCGACCTCTCCGCTTATCTGGGCGGCCTGGTCAGCGAACTCGAGACGACGATGCGCGCTTCGGGCCATACCTCGACGACGCATTGCCAGATCGACCCGGTCGAGGTCCCGACCGACAAGGCGGTGACGATCGGCATCCTCGTCACCGAACTCGTGATCAACGCGTTCAAATACGCCTATCCCGGCGCGCTGAGCGGCCAGATCCGCGTCATCCTCAAGGCGGATCCGGCAACCCGGCTTCGCCTCCTCGTCCAGGATGACGGCGTCGGCCGACAAAGCGCGGATCCGCGCGGGACGGGCGTCGGCGGCCGGATCGTCAGCGCCATGGCGGCAAGTCTTGGAGCCACGATCGACTATTCGCTGCCGCCCGGCTGCACGGTCAGCCTCGATTTCGACGTCTGA
- a CDS encoding response regulator transcription factor has product MRPLATRRSDDALARLILASEQRDFDGHLTATLQELISFDLAMIALYHDEELVEVTSTSSPERIGSEVLESYAKHTFQHSPFYQMHRRKIQSGFYLMETLARSPVLDKPPSATETIEIDTREEIGYLTAGWPKRLKELDFALRVSERDTVQVALYRTGSRGFSERDLSSIEPIQASLMAICQRHWEDRTLHLQTREDPIQAALRRLGSDNLSSREMEVMRLLISGVGEKEIAQMLQVSAETVKTHRKRAYQKLEVSSRVELLVRLLDERGAIGSGRCQ; this is encoded by the coding sequence GTGCGGCCCCTTGCGACGCGCCGGTCCGACGACGCGCTGGCGCGCCTCATCCTGGCGTCGGAACAGCGGGACTTCGACGGTCACCTGACCGCCACGCTGCAGGAGCTGATCTCTTTCGACCTGGCGATGATCGCGCTCTATCACGACGAGGAACTTGTCGAGGTGACGTCTACCTCCTCGCCCGAGCGGATCGGCAGCGAGGTGCTGGAATCCTACGCAAAGCACACCTTCCAGCACAGTCCGTTCTACCAGATGCACCGCCGCAAGATCCAAAGCGGCTTCTACCTGATGGAAACCCTGGCCCGCAGCCCCGTCCTCGACAAGCCGCCGAGCGCCACCGAAACCATCGAGATCGATACGCGCGAAGAGATCGGCTATCTGACCGCCGGCTGGCCCAAGCGGTTGAAGGAGCTGGACTTTGCCCTGCGGGTCTCGGAGCGCGATACCGTCCAGGTCGCGCTCTATCGGACCGGCAGTCGCGGCTTCAGCGAGCGTGACCTGTCGTCGATCGAGCCGATCCAGGCCTCGTTGATGGCGATCTGCCAGCGCCACTGGGAAGACCGCACCCTGCATCTGCAGACCCGCGAAGACCCGATCCAGGCGGCGCTGAGGCGGCTCGGCAGCGACAACCTCTCCTCGCGCGAGATGGAGGTGATGCGGCTTCTGATCTCGGGCGTCGGCGAGAAGGAGATCGCCCAGATGCTCCAGGTCAGCGCCGAGACGGTCAAGACGCATCGCAAGCGCGCCTACCAGAAGCTGGAAGTCTCGTCGCGGGTGGAGCTTCTGGTGCGGCTGCTGGATGAGCGCGGCGCAATCGGTTCGGGGCGTTGTCAGTGA
- a CDS encoding transporter substrate-binding domain-containing protein, whose protein sequence is MNAKTLLATAFFFTGASLAQAADPIGVATNIANVPFEFQDGNGVLMGFEVDILRLVGEKLGRPVNFQEMPFQSLFAAVQSGRSDLAIGSITITPKRLESVAFTQPFFDADQCLTVGSKSGIEGVEGMSGKALAVITGTTGEIWATDSEGKLKFGSISRYDSNQDPMMDIATGRIDGFVHDCPIDAYYIKDKPQFKIVATIPTNEQFGLMLPKNSPLLDDVNKVITELKESGKMAELHEKWFGMAPAEGSSTAKVLPVPAL, encoded by the coding sequence ATGAACGCCAAGACCCTGCTCGCCACGGCCTTTTTCTTCACCGGCGCCAGCCTTGCGCAGGCCGCCGATCCGATCGGCGTCGCGACCAACATCGCCAACGTCCCGTTCGAGTTCCAGGATGGCAATGGCGTTCTGATGGGATTCGAAGTCGACATTCTCCGCCTGGTTGGCGAAAAGCTCGGCAGGCCGGTCAATTTCCAGGAAATGCCCTTCCAGAGCCTGTTCGCGGCGGTTCAGTCGGGCCGTTCGGATCTGGCGATCGGCTCGATCACCATCACGCCGAAGCGCCTGGAATCGGTGGCGTTCACCCAGCCCTTCTTCGACGCGGACCAGTGCCTGACCGTCGGCTCGAAGAGCGGCATCGAAGGCGTCGAGGGCATGTCGGGCAAGGCTCTCGCCGTGATCACGGGCACCACCGGCGAGATCTGGGCGACCGACAGCGAAGGCAAGCTGAAGTTCGGTTCGATCAGCCGCTATGACAGCAACCAGGATCCGATGATGGACATCGCAACCGGTCGCATTGACGGCTTCGTGCACGACTGTCCGATCGATGCCTACTACATCAAGGACAAGCCGCAGTTCAAAATCGTCGCCACCATCCCGACGAACGAACAGTTCGGTCTGATGCTTCCCAAGAACAGCCCGCTCCTGGACGACGTGAACAAGGTCATCACCGAGCTCAAGGAAAGCGGCAAGATGGCCGAATTGCACGAGAAGTGGTTCGGCATGGCCCCGGCCGAGGGATCGAGCACGGCGAAGGTGCTGCCGGTTCCGGCTCTCTGA
- a CDS encoding amino acid ABC transporter permease, whose protein sequence is MDLITTFFNLDVLKQAAPLLLQGFWLTILLGATSLVISLSLGLLLVLIRLYAPRPLRFLAIAYIDVFRALPLLVLLILVYYALPFVGIRLTSFWAAAAALSLVASAYMAETFRAGIEAVPRGQFEAARTLGFSWPRMMSDIILPQAMRLVVPPTTGVSIGLIKDTALASVVALPDLLKQATQTQAFYANPSPLVGAALLYLILLLPLVRLVSILEARQKRSR, encoded by the coding sequence ATGGACCTGATCACGACCTTCTTCAATCTCGACGTTCTGAAGCAGGCGGCGCCCTTGCTGCTGCAGGGCTTCTGGCTGACCATCCTGCTGGGCGCGACCAGCCTGGTGATTTCGCTGTCGCTGGGCCTGCTGCTGGTCCTGATCCGGCTTTATGCACCCAGGCCGCTGCGCTTCCTGGCGATCGCCTATATCGACGTCTTCCGGGCGCTGCCGCTGCTGGTGCTACTGATCCTCGTCTATTACGCCCTGCCTTTCGTCGGGATCCGGCTCACATCGTTCTGGGCCGCGGCCGCCGCCTTGTCGCTGGTCGCCTCCGCCTACATGGCCGAGACGTTCCGCGCCGGCATCGAGGCGGTGCCGAGGGGGCAGTTCGAGGCCGCGCGCACGCTCGGCTTCAGCTGGCCACGCATGATGTCCGACATCATCCTGCCGCAGGCGATGCGGCTTGTCGTGCCGCCGACGACCGGCGTCTCGATCGGGCTGATCAAGGATACGGCGCTCGCGTCGGTCGTGGCGCTGCCTGACCTGCTCAAGCAGGCGACGCAGACGCAGGCCTTCTACGCCAACCCATCGCCGCTGGTCGGCGCCGCTTTGCTTTACCTGATCCTGCTGCTGCCGCTCGTGCGTCTGGTCAGCATCCTTGAAGCCCGCCAGAAGCGCTCGCGCTGA
- a CDS encoding amino acid ABC transporter ATP-binding protein has translation MSDKAASVSGTDPIITMRKVEKHYAKFHALRDIDLDVRRGEVIAIIGPSGSGKSTLIRCINRLETISSGEIVVDGTKVEDGKSLARVRAEVGMVFQQFNLFPHMSVLRNVAIAPMRVRGMPKAEAEKRARQLLERVGLSPQVDKYPEQLSGGQQQRVAIARALAMEPLVLLFDEPTSALDPEMVGEVLDVIQSLAATGVTMLVVTHEMGFARRVADRVVFMEAGQIIEQGSPDDLFDNPKTDRARAFLSAIMHGAA, from the coding sequence ATGAGCGACAAGGCCGCTTCGGTATCCGGCACCGATCCCATCATCACGATGCGCAAGGTGGAAAAGCACTACGCCAAGTTCCACGCGCTGCGCGACATTGACCTCGACGTGCGCCGCGGGGAGGTGATCGCGATCATCGGACCCTCCGGCTCCGGCAAATCGACGCTGATCCGTTGCATAAACCGGCTGGAGACGATCTCGTCCGGAGAGATCGTCGTCGACGGCACCAAGGTGGAAGACGGCAAGAGCCTGGCGCGGGTGCGTGCCGAGGTCGGCATGGTGTTCCAGCAGTTCAACCTCTTCCCACATATGAGCGTGCTGCGCAACGTGGCCATCGCGCCGATGCGCGTGCGCGGCATGCCGAAGGCTGAAGCCGAGAAGCGTGCACGGCAGCTTCTGGAGCGCGTCGGACTTTCGCCGCAGGTGGACAAGTATCCCGAGCAGCTTTCCGGCGGCCAGCAGCAGCGCGTCGCGATCGCCCGCGCGCTCGCCATGGAGCCGCTGGTGCTGCTGTTCGACGAGCCGACGTCCGCGCTCGACCCGGAGATGGTGGGCGAGGTGCTCGACGTGATCCAGAGCCTTGCGGCCACCGGGGTCACCATGCTTGTGGTGACGCACGAAATGGGCTTCGCCCGCCGCGTCGCCGATCGCGTCGTCTTCATGGAGGCGGGGCAGATCATCGAGCAGGGCAGCCCCGACGACCTCTTCGACAATCCGAAAACGGACCGAGCGCGTGCCTTCCTCAGCGCCATCATGCACGGCGCCGCCTGA
- a CDS encoding pyridoxal phosphate-dependent aminotransferase, whose amino-acid sequence MIDTPVEARPAVRALSSSLIREVANAAMGKADVLPFWFGESDQPTAPFIREAAAASLAGGETFYSQNLGRPYLREAIAAYLSDLHGRDIPVERVVATGSGMTGLQVANQLILSPGDRVVVVTPLWPNISEAPLILGAKVERVSLSVEHGRWTLDVDKLIAALTPDTRMVIINSPNNPTGWMIDDESLQAILAHCRKHGIWILADDVYERLVYDPAPRSAPSFLRHYQPGDRIISVNSFSKSWSMTGWRIGWMVLPEPLAQDATKLVEYNFSCIFEPTQRAATVAVVEGEAEVARMRAHLVRTRALLVDELKALDRVSVPDAGGAMYAFLKIEGHGDSLALAQRLVRETGLGLAPGRAFGPEGEGWLRWCHATTEEKIVAGVARLRDFLRR is encoded by the coding sequence ATGATTGATACCCCCGTTGAAGCACGGCCCGCCGTGCGCGCGCTGTCCAGCTCGCTGATCCGCGAAGTCGCCAATGCCGCGATGGGCAAGGCCGACGTGCTGCCGTTCTGGTTCGGCGAATCCGACCAGCCGACCGCGCCCTTCATCCGCGAGGCCGCCGCCGCGTCACTGGCCGGGGGCGAGACCTTCTATTCCCAGAACCTCGGCCGTCCCTATCTCCGCGAGGCGATCGCCGCCTATCTGAGCGACCTGCATGGCCGCGACATCCCGGTCGAGCGGGTGGTGGCAACGGGATCCGGCATGACCGGCCTTCAGGTCGCCAACCAGCTGATCCTGTCGCCCGGCGACCGGGTCGTGGTGGTGACGCCGCTCTGGCCCAACATCAGCGAGGCGCCCCTGATCCTCGGCGCAAAGGTCGAGCGCGTGTCGCTGTCGGTCGAGCACGGGCGCTGGACGCTCGACGTCGACAAGCTGATCGCGGCGCTGACGCCGGACACGCGCATGGTGATCATCAACTCGCCCAACAACCCGACCGGCTGGATGATCGACGACGAGAGCCTCCAGGCGATCCTCGCCCATTGCCGCAAGCACGGCATCTGGATCCTCGCCGACGACGTCTATGAACGGCTGGTCTATGATCCCGCGCCGCGTTCGGCCCCTTCCTTCCTGCGCCATTATCAGCCGGGTGACAGGATCATTTCGGTCAACAGCTTCTCGAAGTCCTGGTCGATGACCGGCTGGCGCATCGGCTGGATGGTGCTGCCGGAGCCGCTGGCCCAGGACGCGACCAAGCTCGTCGAATACAATTTCTCCTGCATTTTTGAGCCGACGCAGCGCGCCGCCACGGTCGCTGTTGTCGAGGGCGAGGCGGAGGTCGCGCGGATGCGCGCCCATCTCGTCCGCACGCGGGCGCTGCTGGTCGACGAGCTCAAGGCGCTCGACCGCGTCAGCGTCCCGGATGCCGGCGGGGCGATGTATGCCTTTCTGAAGATCGAAGGGCATGGCGACTCGCTCGCCCTGGCGCAGCGTCTGGTGCGCGAGACAGGTCTGGGCCTCGCGCCCGGCCGCGCTTTCGGCCCGGAAGGCGAGGGCTGGCTGCGCTGGTGCCACGCCACCACCGAGGAAAAGATCGTCGCCGGCGTCGCCCGCCTGCGGGACTTCCTGCGCCGCTAA
- a CDS encoding PLP-dependent aminotransferase family protein: MATETIRMDRIAGDGTLTAQVMAVIRQRVANRSLTAGAKLPSIRALAASLRVSTSTVVEAYERLVGEGLIQSRPGSGFYVASQTAPLALSEIGPKLDREIDPFWVSRQSLDAGDGDLKPGCGWLPPAWFPEDGLRRALRSLSRADSAALSDYGTPLGLAPLRQLIGRRLAEKGVEAPPDQILLTDSGTQSIDLLCRFLVEPGDVVLVDDPCYFNFQALLKAHRVVIVSVPYTPNGPDIEAFAQVCAERRPRLYITNSAIHNPTGATLSPVIAHRVLKLAEQFALTIIEDDIFADFEALPAPRLAAFDGLERVIQIGSFSKTLSASARCGFIATRPDWIEGLIDLKIATTFGGGRLNAELTLAVLRDGGYRKHLEALRLRLSRARLEVGAKLRTLGLVPWIEPQAGMFLWCRLPEGIDAADVARAALGHGIVLAPGNAFSVAQSAGNYLRFNVSQCQDERVFTVLEAAIGMAARPDKARSASPS, from the coding sequence ATGGCGACGGAAACAATACGGATGGACAGGATTGCCGGCGACGGCACGCTCACCGCGCAGGTCATGGCCGTGATCCGGCAGCGCGTCGCCAATCGCAGCCTGACGGCGGGCGCGAAGCTGCCATCGATCCGCGCGCTGGCGGCGAGCCTGCGGGTCTCGACCTCGACCGTGGTGGAAGCCTATGAGCGCCTCGTCGGCGAAGGGCTGATCCAGTCGCGGCCGGGCTCGGGCTTCTATGTCGCCAGCCAGACGGCGCCGCTGGCGCTTTCGGAAATCGGGCCGAAGCTCGACCGCGAGATCGATCCCTTCTGGGTGTCGCGGCAATCGCTCGATGCCGGCGATGGCGACCTGAAGCCCGGCTGCGGCTGGCTGCCGCCGGCCTGGTTTCCGGAGGATGGGCTGCGCCGGGCGCTGCGCAGCCTGTCGCGCGCCGACAGCGCGGCGCTCAGCGATTACGGCACGCCGCTCGGCCTGGCGCCGCTGCGCCAGCTGATCGGCCGCCGGCTCGCCGAGAAGGGCGTCGAGGCGCCGCCGGACCAGATCCTGCTGACGGATTCCGGCACGCAGAGCATCGACCTGCTCTGCCGCTTCCTGGTCGAGCCGGGGGACGTGGTGCTCGTCGACGACCCCTGCTATTTCAATTTCCAGGCGCTGTTGAAGGCGCATCGCGTCGTCATCGTCAGCGTGCCTTACACGCCCAACGGCCCCGATATCGAAGCGTTCGCGCAGGTCTGCGCCGAGCGGCGGCCGCGCCTCTACATCACGAATTCGGCGATCCACAATCCGACCGGCGCCACGCTCTCGCCCGTCATCGCGCATCGCGTGCTGAAGCTCGCCGAGCAGTTCGCGCTCACCATCATCGAGGATGACATCTTCGCCGATTTCGAGGCCCTGCCCGCGCCGCGGCTCGCGGCCTTCGACGGACTGGAGCGGGTGATCCAGATCGGCAGCTTCTCCAAGACGCTTTCCGCCTCGGCGCGCTGCGGCTTCATCGCCACGCGTCCAGACTGGATCGAAGGGCTGATCGATCTGAAGATCGCCACCACCTTTGGCGGCGGGCGGCTCAATGCCGAGCTGACGCTGGCCGTGCTGCGCGACGGCGGCTATCGCAAGCATCTGGAAGCTCTGCGGCTGCGCCTGTCGCGCGCGCGGCTGGAAGTCGGCGCGAAGTTGAGGACCCTGGGGCTCGTGCCGTGGATCGAGCCGCAGGCCGGCATGTTCCTCTGGTGCCGGCTGCCCGAAGGCATCGACGCCGCCGATGTCGCCCGGGCGGCGCTCGGGCACGGCATCGTGCTGGCCCCGGGCAACGCCTTCAGCGTCGCGCAATCCGCCGGCAATTACCTGCGCTTCAACGTCTCGCAATGCCAGGACGAACGCGTCTTCACGGTGCTGGAGGCGGCGATCGGCATGGCCGCACGGCCGGACAAGGCGCGGAGCGCCTCACCCTCGTGA
- a CDS encoding DMT family transporter — MDKATSGWISGFIGVLIFSGSLPATRTAVLQFDPVFLTVARAAIAGLLALALLLLLRQKRPAREDLVPLAVVAGGVVLGFPLLTALALQHVTSAHSIVFIGLLPLSTALFGVIRGGERPRPAFWFFSGLGSAAVAGFALAQGLTASPAGDLLMLAAILVCGLGYAEGGRLSRTIGGWQVISWALVLSLPVMLAVSALYWPPSFAGIGAPAWLSLGYVSLFSMLIGFVFWYRGLSKGGIAAVGQLQLLQPFFGLALAAWLLREPVSWMMVVVTLAVIACVAGARRFAR; from the coding sequence ATGGACAAGGCGACGAGCGGCTGGATCAGCGGATTCATCGGCGTGCTCATCTTCAGCGGCTCGCTGCCGGCGACCCGGACGGCCGTGCTGCAGTTCGATCCGGTGTTCCTGACCGTGGCGCGCGCCGCGATCGCCGGCCTGTTGGCGCTCGCGCTTTTGCTGCTGCTTCGCCAGAAGCGGCCGGCGCGCGAAGACCTCGTGCCGCTCGCCGTCGTCGCGGGGGGCGTGGTGCTGGGCTTTCCGCTGCTGACCGCGCTGGCGCTCCAGCATGTCACCTCGGCCCATTCGATCGTCTTCATCGGCCTGCTGCCGCTTTCGACCGCGCTCTTCGGCGTCATCCGCGGCGGCGAGCGGCCGCGACCGGCCTTCTGGTTCTTTTCCGGGCTGGGCAGCGCGGCCGTCGCCGGCTTCGCGCTGGCGCAGGGGCTGACGGCTTCGCCCGCGGGCGACCTGCTGATGCTGGCGGCGATCCTCGTCTGCGGCCTCGGCTATGCGGAGGGCGGCCGGCTTTCGCGCACGATCGGCGGCTGGCAGGTGATCTCCTGGGCGCTGGTGCTGTCGTTGCCGGTGATGCTGGCCGTATCGGCGCTCTACTGGCCACCCAGCTTCGCCGGCATCGGCGCGCCGGCCTGGCTCAGCCTCGGCTATGTCTCGCTGTTCAGCATGCTGATCGGCTTCGTGTTCTGGTATCGCGGCCTGTCAAAGGGCGGCATCGCCGCCGTCGGCCAGCTGCAATTGCTGCAGCCCTTCTTCGGCCTGGCGCTCGCCGCCTGGCTGCTGCGCGAACCCGTCAGCTGGATGATGGTGGTGGTGACGCTGGCCGTCATCGCCTGCGTCGCCGGCGCCCGGCGGTTTGCGCGCTGA
- a CDS encoding ring-cleaving dioxygenase produces MSNGIHHVTAISGPARRNLEFYAGVLGLRLVKKTVNFDDPRTYHFYYGDEIGHPGTILTFFPWEHAAAGQVGRGETFETAFRVPASSIGYWTQRFLEKGVSHETPSRRFGEPVLAFRDPDGMRLALVGVAGAEAEPGFSAGDIPAEHALRGFHSVTLLLDDAAATGAILSDVFGFQKGGSEEATQRYQVEGTTLGGIVDLRVVGGFPRGNLGAGTVHHVAFRAADDASQEAMVRKLAENHGQRTTAQKNRDYFRSVYFREPGGVLFEIATDVPGFAVDEPQASLGQSLKLPAFLEPRRAELEAVLPQLT; encoded by the coding sequence ATGTCGAACGGCATCCACCACGTCACCGCGATCTCCGGTCCGGCGCGGCGTAATCTCGAATTCTATGCCGGCGTGCTCGGCCTTCGCCTCGTCAAGAAGACCGTCAATTTCGACGACCCGCGCACCTATCACTTCTATTACGGCGACGAGATCGGCCATCCCGGCACCATCCTGACCTTCTTCCCCTGGGAGCATGCAGCAGCCGGGCAAGTCGGCCGTGGCGAGACCTTCGAGACCGCCTTCCGCGTGCCCGCATCGTCGATCGGCTACTGGACGCAGCGCTTCCTGGAAAAGGGTGTCTCGCACGAGACGCCGTCGCGCCGCTTCGGCGAACCGGTGCTCGCCTTCCGCGACCCGGATGGCATGCGGCTGGCGCTGGTCGGCGTTGCCGGAGCTGAGGCGGAGCCTGGCTTCAGCGCGGGCGACATCCCGGCCGAGCATGCGCTTCGCGGTTTTCATTCCGTAACGCTGCTGCTCGACGACGCCGCCGCGACCGGCGCGATCCTGAGCGACGTCTTCGGCTTCCAGAAGGGCGGAAGCGAGGAGGCGACGCAGCGCTACCAGGTCGAGGGCACGACGCTGGGCGGCATCGTCGATCTCCGTGTCGTCGGCGGTTTTCCGCGCGGCAATCTCGGCGCCGGCACGGTGCACCATGTTGCCTTCCGGGCGGCGGATGACGCGTCGCAGGAGGCGATGGTGCGCAAGCTGGCCGAGAACCACGGCCAGCGCACGACCGCTCAGAAGAACCGGGACTATTTCCGCTCGGTCTATTTCCGCGAGCCGGGCGGCGTGCTGTTCGAGATCGCCACCGACGTTCCCGGTTTCGCGGTCGACGAGCCGCAGGCGAGCCTCGGCCAATCGCTGAAGCTGCCGGCCTTCCTGGAGCCGCGCCGCGCCGAACTCGAAGCCGTCCTGCCGCAACTCACCTAA
- a CDS encoding glycosyltransferase family 9 protein, with product MARLKTILQRFREGLRAADSVPGIVAAKKIEGDDRGRFTVLVVKIDHLGDLVTAIPALNLLRSAWINADITLLCAASLVDFAQSLQVVDRVVGASALLVEGRTTLVNEPAVLALRQATYDVAIDLRHDGDTREILHGFSARFMVGYASGRSTSRLDIELPELEKSARRRSAQGLTNRARLSILIEAAIASIRVPGDKPEALAMAGDHAKSGRRIAIAPSARSPIKMWRTERWIALCRRLIERGFEVVLVGDAKDRETCSAIAAAVPGASLVNRAGEMTLLEAVNAITDSTLFVGLDTGLAHVAASGGSPAVVLFSGHADHDVWAPDGPNVSVLRNDVPCAPCHATRMAQCLFDHRCMDLPLEFVWQVTSEKLNSAEVHR from the coding sequence ATGGCACGACTAAAAACCATACTGCAGCGGTTCCGAGAAGGGCTGCGCGCGGCGGACAGTGTCCCAGGGATCGTCGCTGCTAAGAAAATTGAAGGCGACGACCGCGGTCGATTTACTGTACTTGTTGTTAAAATCGATCACCTAGGTGACCTCGTAACGGCGATACCCGCCCTTAATCTACTTAGGTCAGCATGGATAAATGCAGACATAACGCTGCTATGTGCGGCGAGTCTAGTCGATTTCGCCCAGTCACTTCAGGTTGTAGATCGCGTCGTTGGAGCCAGTGCTTTGCTGGTCGAGGGTAGAACAACTCTCGTCAATGAGCCTGCTGTCCTAGCTTTGCGTCAGGCGACTTACGACGTAGCTATCGATCTCCGCCACGACGGCGATACCCGAGAGATCCTTCACGGTTTTAGCGCTCGCTTCATGGTCGGCTACGCGTCTGGTCGTTCCACATCGCGCCTGGACATCGAGCTCCCCGAACTGGAAAAGAGCGCGAGACGCCGGAGTGCCCAAGGACTAACCAATCGCGCTCGCCTCTCGATCCTCATCGAGGCTGCCATCGCCAGTATCCGGGTCCCTGGTGACAAACCGGAGGCTCTCGCAATGGCCGGAGATCACGCAAAGAGCGGGAGGAGGATCGCCATAGCTCCAAGCGCGAGATCGCCAATCAAAATGTGGCGAACGGAGCGTTGGATCGCCCTTTGCAGACGTCTGATAGAGCGTGGATTCGAGGTCGTACTCGTCGGTGATGCCAAGGACAGGGAGACTTGTTCCGCCATAGCCGCGGCTGTGCCTGGAGCATCGCTCGTCAATCGCGCCGGGGAGATGACACTGCTGGAAGCAGTCAATGCGATCACGGACAGCACGCTCTTTGTGGGTCTTGATACGGGTCTGGCCCACGTGGCAGCGTCTGGCGGGTCGCCTGCAGTGGTGCTGTTTTCAGGCCACGCCGACCATGACGTTTGGGCACCGGATGGACCCAATGTCAGTGTCCTGCGAAACGACGTCCCCTGCGCGCCCTGCCATGCTACGAGAATGGCGCAATGCCTGTTCGACCACCGCTGCATGGATCTGCCGCTCGAATTCGTCTGGCAGGTCACTTCTGAGAAGCTGAACAGCGCCGAAGTGCATCGATAG